The Meiothermus sp. CFH 77666 genome has a window encoding:
- a CDS encoding acyl-CoA carboxylase subunit beta translates to MIQSHISPKERESSPFKQNKDAWVRLIADFRTSLEQLRLGGGAKAVERQHARGRLTARERIAALIDPDTEPEEILGYAGWQMYADWGGAPGGGVVTAIGKIAGRDWMIVANDATVKAGAFFPITAKKVIRAQTIALENHLPTVYLVDSAGVFLPLQDEVFPDQDDFGRIFYLNARMSGMGIPQISAIMGNCVAGGAYLPLMTDALIMTEGSGLYLAGPALVKAAIGQDVGSEELGGARMHAEVSGTVDFYEPDDASAIARIRTLAALYARPDLAPWALERGPEVEPFHPPEDLYGLVSPDGSRPYDVNEVIARLVDGSEFHEYKANYGQTLVCGYARLGGFPVGIVANQRLVIKKPGKIEVGGVIYAEAADKAARFILEVNQRFIPLLFLMDVTGFMVGKESEQQGIIRRGAKLVNAVSNSVVPKITLITGGSFGAGNYAMAGKAYAPRFIYAWPSAKYAVMSGNAAAKTLMEIELAKLEREGRKPTEEDLVELYERIKSRYEETLDPRYAAARLWVDEVIFPHETRERLIRSLEVCALNPLREQMRVGVFQV, encoded by the coding sequence ATGATTCAAAGCCACATCAGCCCCAAGGAGCGGGAATCCTCTCCCTTCAAGCAGAATAAAGATGCCTGGGTGCGACTGATAGCCGATTTTCGCACCTCGCTCGAGCAACTTCGCCTGGGCGGGGGCGCCAAAGCCGTGGAGCGCCAGCACGCCAGGGGACGGCTGACCGCCCGCGAGCGCATTGCGGCGCTGATAGACCCGGATACCGAACCGGAGGAAATCCTGGGTTATGCCGGCTGGCAGATGTATGCCGACTGGGGGGGTGCGCCCGGAGGGGGCGTGGTTACGGCGATTGGCAAAATTGCCGGTCGGGACTGGATGATTGTGGCCAACGACGCCACCGTGAAGGCGGGGGCCTTTTTCCCCATCACCGCCAAAAAGGTCATTCGGGCCCAGACCATTGCCCTCGAGAACCACCTCCCCACGGTATACCTGGTGGACTCGGCGGGGGTCTTTTTACCCTTGCAGGACGAAGTGTTCCCCGACCAGGACGACTTTGGCCGCATCTTCTACCTGAACGCCCGCATGAGCGGGATGGGCATCCCACAAATCTCGGCTATTATGGGCAACTGCGTGGCCGGGGGGGCTTACCTGCCCCTCATGACCGACGCCCTGATCATGACCGAAGGCTCGGGGCTGTACCTGGCGGGCCCCGCCCTGGTCAAGGCGGCCATTGGCCAGGACGTGGGTTCGGAGGAACTGGGCGGGGCGCGGATGCACGCCGAAGTCTCCGGCACGGTGGACTTCTACGAACCCGACGATGCCTCCGCCATTGCCCGGATTCGCACGCTGGCTGCGCTGTATGCCCGCCCCGACCTGGCGCCCTGGGCCCTGGAGCGAGGGCCCGAGGTGGAGCCTTTTCACCCGCCCGAAGACCTCTACGGGCTGGTCTCGCCGGATGGCTCCAGGCCCTACGATGTGAACGAGGTAATTGCCCGGCTGGTAGACGGCTCGGAGTTTCACGAGTACAAAGCCAACTACGGCCAGACCCTGGTTTGTGGCTATGCCCGCCTGGGGGGGTTCCCGGTGGGGATTGTGGCCAATCAGCGCCTGGTTATCAAGAAACCCGGAAAAATCGAGGTGGGTGGGGTCATTTATGCCGAGGCCGCCGACAAAGCCGCCCGGTTCATCCTGGAGGTCAACCAGCGCTTCATTCCCCTTTTGTTCCTGATGGACGTGACCGGCTTTATGGTGGGCAAGGAGTCCGAGCAGCAGGGCATCATCCGGCGGGGGGCTAAGCTCGTCAATGCGGTTTCCAACTCGGTGGTGCCCAAGATTACGCTCATTACCGGTGGTTCGTTTGGTGCGGGCAACTACGCCATGGCCGGCAAGGCCTATGCCCCGCGCTTTATCTACGCCTGGCCCTCGGCCAAGTATGCCGTAATGAGCGGCAACGCGGCGGCCAAGACCCTGATGGAAATCGAGCTGGCCAAGCTCGAGCGGGAGGGGCGCAAACCCACCGAAGAAGACCTGGTGGAGCTTTACGAGCGCATCAAGAGTCGCTACGAAGAAACCCTCGACCCGCGCTACGCGGCGGCCCGCTTGTGGGTAGACGAAGTCATCTTCCCCCACGAGACCCGCGAGCGGTTGATCCGGAGCCTCGAGGTCTGCGCCCTGAACCCGCTGCGTGAACAAATGCGAGTAGGGGTTTTTCAGGTCTGA